The following proteins come from a genomic window of Thiothrix winogradskyi:
- a CDS encoding Sfum_1244 family protein yields the protein MHTQHHDLIQTIQRNCHIADARHAGDYTLCVYLLKMREFYRWEKGIRLSEVVTSDDVGEWLTQREAIWDALDEQDYAPLPLNGSGEHDPFANEAINAALNSAGLVYSAGYGRRCRPLFFLAELEQVIEQDDYTILVAGRELARDVEAPPAMNQGKQVFIRRESLRRMVWEKVDEWRWSGLDNPMGRALACYDFDADMETALDELAAAETQTVVAHEIGEVKAGQALGDAEWQAMLFALPPSHADIMLRAVRDLLADCLHTLPELLARGNAASIHFYFGNLSAMRKKLAPQLVAAYQHWHETGDAGKITAYAAWGREHWATVGRKALALFQVKGAGALQEIEGMIQKP from the coding sequence ATGCACACACAGCACCACGATCTGATCCAAACCATCCAACGCAATTGCCACATTGCCGACGCCCGCCACGCGGGTGATTACACTTTATGCGTATACCTCCTGAAAATGCGCGAATTTTACCGTTGGGAGAAAGGCATCCGCCTCAGCGAAGTCGTGACCAGCGACGATGTAGGTGAATGGCTCACCCAACGTGAAGCGATATGGGATGCGCTGGATGAGCAAGATTACGCCCCGTTACCGCTCAATGGCAGCGGTGAACACGACCCGTTTGCCAATGAAGCCATCAATGCCGCGTTGAATAGCGCAGGCTTGGTTTACAGTGCGGGCTACGGTCGCCGTTGCCGTCCGCTGTTTTTTCTGGCGGAATTGGAACAGGTGATCGAGCAAGACGATTACACCATTTTGGTTGCAGGGCGCGAATTAGCGCGGGATGTCGAAGCCCCACCCGCCATGAACCAAGGCAAACAGGTCTTCATCCGCCGCGAATCCTTGCGCCGCATGGTATGGGAAAAAGTCGACGAATGGCGTTGGAGTGGATTGGATAACCCAATGGGGCGTGCCTTGGCTTGCTACGATTTCGACGCTGATATGGAGACAGCATTGGATGAGCTGGCAGCGGCTGAAACCCAAACGGTGGTGGCGCACGAAATTGGCGAGGTGAAAGCAGGTCAGGCTTTGGGGGATGCCGAGTGGCAAGCGATGCTGTTTGCGTTGCCACCGTCGCACGCCGACATTATGTTACGGGCGGTGCGTGATTTGCTGGCGGATTGTTTGCATACCCTGCCGGAATTGCTGGCGCGAGGGAATGCCGCTTCTATCCATTTTTATTTCGGCAATCTGTCAGCAATGCGCAAGAAACTCGCGCCGCAGTTGGTGGCTGCATACCAGCATTGGCACGAAACGGGCGATGCGGGGAAAATTACAGCGTATGCGGCGTGGGGGCGTGAGCATTGGGCAACGGTTGGGCGAAAAGCCTTGGCGTTATTCCAAGTCAAGGGTGCTGGCGCTTTGCAAGAAATCGAGGGGATGATTCAGAAGCCTTGA
- a CDS encoding DUF86 domain-containing protein codes for MYDRELLIEKLQTLLAALRRIPRRFASITEPSDFYLTEDGEDKLDAICMILIAAGEELKNIDRKTEGKLFPQYPAVRWRGAMGMRDVLAHTYFHVDAEQLFNICKNDIPTMIATLETMLGDLQQAERN; via the coding sequence ATGTATGACCGTGAACTGCTGATTGAAAAGCTGCAAACCTTGCTGGCAGCACTGCGCCGCATCCCTCGCCGTTTTGCTTCAATCACTGAACCTTCCGATTTCTATCTGACGGAAGACGGCGAGGATAAGCTGGATGCCATTTGCATGATTTTAATTGCAGCAGGTGAAGAGCTGAAAAATATCGACCGTAAAACCGAAGGCAAACTTTTCCCGCAATACCCAGCGGTAAGATGGCGCGGCGCAATGGGAATGCGGGATGTGCTGGCACACACCTATTTTCATGTTGACGCAGAACAGTTGTTCAATATCTGTAAAAATGACATTCCCACCATGATTGCCACATTGGAAACTATGCTCGGTGATCTTCAGCAGGCTGAACGCAATTGA
- a CDS encoding nucleotidyltransferase family protein, which yields MPANQRTLSIPELRALLSAFKQQHGAEYSLRALGYFGSYAHNTATPDSDVDIVFETDNPNLFLTAMMKQDLEAVLEKPVDVLHLRGLTNSRLKARIEQEAVYV from the coding sequence ATGCCCGCTAACCAACGCACATTAAGCATCCCTGAACTCCGCGCTCTGCTGTCTGCTTTCAAACAACAGCACGGCGCGGAATACAGCCTACGCGCTTTAGGCTATTTCGGCTCTTACGCCCACAATACCGCCACCCCAGACAGTGACGTGGACATCGTATTCGAGACCGACAACCCCAACCTGTTCCTGACCGCCATGATGAAACAAGACTTGGAAGCCGTGTTGGAAAAACCCGTGGATGTATTGCACCTGCGCGGACTCACCAATTCACGCCTGAAAGCCCGTATCGAACAGGAAGCCGTTTATGTATGA